CACATCGAGCTGGCCTACTCTGTCAACAGAGGCTTGCCGCGTCTGAGGATATTCATGGCCAATTACGCCGCCGTTTTGACCAAGGAGTATAACACCGATGTCGAGTTGCTCAGGCTGCATGGAAGATGCCCAGGCTTCTTTCGGGACAACATGATGCGGCACACGCGCTCACCACCAAGCCGACTATCAGATCCAATTGCCATATCCCATTACGAAGTGTGACCTGAATGAAGCAGAACGGGGCTCGAGGTAATGATGCTGAAGATGTGGATGGAAttgaaagagagagagaagcctAGCCCAGTATTATAGACTGTAGATTAGCCAAAGCATCGGATTACAGTGTTTTGTCAACCAGTGTGTTTTGTTGAATGCAGCTTGTTCGCTACCTTCTGTTTGCTTAGGTCTAACCGACATCTGAGCAGGAGAAATCTTCCTGATATAAACAAGGACTTGTTTGAATAGTCCTTTGCATTCAATATTGAGGCATCATGTATTGTTAGGAACTATCAAGAGTAGTGAGCCTTATTTGATGACAATGCGATGTCAAGGTCCTCTTCTACAGGCAGGTAAGATCTCGGTGTGTGTATTCACCGAACCACACCGTAGTGGACCCAGCGCACGGTCCATACCGCATCGGAACGGTTGAGTCACTCACCTTGAAATTTCCAGACATCCCGACCTTGCGACTCTCTGCTTTGACTCACGACCCCGCGACCGACATATTTTGATaccccccttcctctccccctcaAGACGCCGCTCACCCCCCGTCGCGATCGACCCCACCCAAACGATGTCGCAGCAAAAGGGAAAGGCCTCGGGCGCcagcaagggcaagaagtcCGGCAAGGctggcgccgagggcaagcGCGAGGATGTCTTGCAGGCCGTGGTGAGTTTCCGGAACCCAGGCGTCATATGGTGGGGCAATGCCGAGATGACGGTTCGCGAAATTGCTGACCTGGTTGCTCTTCTTTCGCGCCATTACAGATCATCACCGACTCCTTCCAAGACAGATTCGCTCCGTTTTCAGTAGAGAAGCCAAGAGTGAGTTCATATGAGAaacccctccaccccccctgtCTTCGCGCGTGCGATGGCCGACTAACAACAGCCCGCCCGCAGtgcctcctcccccttgcAAACACGCCACTCATCGAATACACCCTCGAGTTCCTTGCCATGAACGGCGTCCAGGAGGTCTATATCTACTGCGGCTCCCACTCGGAACAGATCGAGAACTACATCAACACATCGCGGTGGTCGCCCATGTCCATCCGTACCCCGTTCACGAGTCTGCAGTTCATCCGTGTCTCGGACGCCCGCTCCATCGGTGATTTCCTCCGTGACCTCGATGGACGCGGCATCATGGACGGCgacttcatcgtcgtccatggcgaCGTCGTCTCCAACATctccctcgacggcgcgctgGCGGCGCATAAGGCGCgcaaggaggccgccgcgacAAACATCATGACGGTCGTCCTGCGATCGGGCGGCCCCGAGGAGCACAGGACGAAGCCGAACGGCATCAACCCGGTGTTTGTCATCGACTCCAAGACGAAGCGTTGTTTACACTACGACGAGACAAATCCCCTGCAGAGCGACCACTATATGACgctcgacccggccgtcatcgacgagcttTCGGCCGACTTCGAGATCCGGGGCGACCTGATCGACGCTGGCATTGACATCTGCACCCCCGAGGTGCTGGCGTTGTGGTCCGAGAGTTTCGACTACGagctgccgaggaggaattTCCTACACGGCGTTCTGAAGGACTGGGAGCTGAACGGCAAGGCCATCTatgccgaggtcctcgaggagggctACGCCGCGCGCGCGAGCAACCTCCAGATGTACGAGTCCATCAGCAaagacgtcctcggccgctggACCTTCCCCTTTGTCCCCGACTGCAACGTCATCCCGGGCCAGACGTACAAGATGACGAGCGGCGCAGTCTGCGTGGAGGACGGAACCGTCATGGCGCCGGACAGCACGATTTCGAGATCCATACTCGGCCAGGGAgccaccgtcggcgccggcagcagAGTGTCGGGCAGCATCGTCGGCCGGCGGTGCAAGATTGGCAACAACGTCCGCATCGAGGACAGCTTCATCTGGGACGACGCCGTGATCGAGGACGATGTAGTCATCACCCGCTCCATCCTGGCCGACTCCAGCATCGTCGGCAAGGGCTccaccgtcgacgccggctcGCTTCTCTCCTTTGGCGTCACCCTCGGCGAGAAGAGCAAGATCCCTGAGGCCACCGTCCTCGCAGTCACCGCACACAACGGCAGCCCTGTTGCGCCAGACGCCGCACTCGTCGGCCCCTCAGGCAAGGGCGCGCGCTACGTCGACCcagaggccgaggacatcGATGACGAGGACCCCTCGACCCTCCAGCGCTCCCTCATCTACAACCTCGCCCACCTCTCGCTCTCCACCTCGACCATCTCAACCCTCTCCTCCGACGtaggcgacgacgacgactcggacgccGGCTCGGCCGTCAcccccttctcggccgacgcGCGTAATCGCGCCGACTCGTTCGTCTCGGACGACTCCCAGGGCAAGTCGGGCTTCCACCACGACGCGGTgcacggcctcctcgacgcgctcCGCGCCGAGTCAGGCGACTTCGACTCGGCCAAGCTCGAGTTCATGGGCCTCCGCCTTGCCAACGACGCATCGGACGTGGCCATGCgcaaggccgtcgccatcgccttcgcccgccgcgccgccgaactcctcgagcccgagcacggcggcctcgagccgcccaaggccgccgacTCGACCTTCAACTCGAGCAAGGGCGCGTCCAAGTTTGTCTCCGAggtgggcgtcggcggcggcgaggcggagcaGGTCGACTTCGTCCTCGCGCTGCAGCACGCTCTTCTTGGCTGCCGCAACCTCGAGCACcaccgcgccggcgtcctgctggccgccatgctgcagcagctgtacggcctcgacgtccttgaggaggagggcatccTGGCCTGGTGGGAGGACGCacgcgccgacgagggcgagggtaTGTCGGCACTCAAAGAGAAGTGCAGGGTTCTTGTAGAGTGGCTGGagaacgccgaggaggaggacgatgatgatgacgactcggatgaggacgacgagtaGGTCTTGGCGTCCCGTTCTGTTTCTGAGGAGCTTTAGAGGAGGggaaacaagaagaaggagaaaaacTATCAGGTCCCGCGCGAGAGGTGGAAGGATAGATAGCGCTGGCAGCTTCGAGAATCGGCGCGTTCTGGAGAGGACTCAGGAGGATTCCAAAAGTGTCCTTCCGGACTCAGGACTGACTCTTGACTGAatggaaaagaaaggaagacAAAAAAACAGACACGGTAGAAACTtataaaaaaaaggaacATGTTAAAAACAAAAAACTCAAGCAACAACTTGCAACGAGGACCTGCCGCGCCCCTTTCGACGCTTTGGTCGGACGGAGGGAACGGTCGGATCGGATGTCACATTGCGACGCGACGCGACGAGACCACGGGAGCTCAAATGAGCCTTGCTCATAGTTGCGAGGTACGAAGGTATCGATCGGTATCATgtcaagaagaaaagaagtaTAGCCTCCAGGACGCCTAGCTCGCCTGccccccaaaaaaaagaagTGCAAATCCGCCCCCACTCCCCCTTTGTCACAACCATCCGTGTTTTCCCCTATTTTATTTAAGAATCCCTTGCTCGGTCGCCGTGTTCTTTTTGCTTTCTTTCGATGCCTTGAAGCGAACATCTCCTCCCCCACTCGCGCGTTGGTGTTTTTACATGATCCGTGGAATGCGTGGATGCTATCGCGATCCCATAGAACGAAGCTCAACTTTGCTCCAACCTTTGGATCCTCCAGCTTGACGGCGCAAATAGTCACCGACTGATGGCGCAGATCGCTCCTCTGGGAGAACACCCGAAGACTATCACTTCTAGTAGTAGTTCTGTAGGTCgctcccgcccccgccgccgtgattgccgccgcctcccatgGGACGTCCCCCAGACGGGCCGGTCGGGGCGTTGGAAGGGGGACCCTGCTGCCAGGCGCTGAGAGGCAGCTGGtactgctgttgctggccgtgaaagccgccgccttgttgttgctgctgctgctgctgcgccggGAGGGACGAGTAACTGTTGTCATCATACTCAACAGGCTGACCGTAACCTCCTTGCTGGTTCCGcggctcgacgtcgtcgagcgagCGGTAGCCGTGCAtgcctcgcccgccgcgaccGCCTTTACCGTTACCACGGTGGCCTCTGCctcctctgccgccgccgccgccgcggtgACTGCCGCGGCCCTGACCACggccacctcctccacccgAGTGGAAGTCGCGGCGCTCGTTGCGGCCGTTGTAGGGGTTGTGTccgtggcggtggtggtcaCGGGAGtagtcgccgccgtcgtgttTCCTTTTAGAAGACTTATTGGCGAAGAGCGATTCGTACTCGTCCTCGCGAGGGTCCTCGGGCTCAATGCGGAGTATCATCTTCTCGCCAACGGTCGTCTCGAACGTCATAGCCCTGTCGGCGGGCACGGGTTGCCAGTTTTGAATCTTGCCGGCATCGACAGGGCGCGCGCCTTTGCGCAGggcaaggacgacgagcggGGAGGGGTTGTCGGTATGGAACTTGGCCGTGGCGGGGACGGGTCGCAGGCTGGCCGCCCAGATACTATTCTCGAAACATGCCGTGCCGGTGACCTCCCATTTCATCTTGCTGCCCATGCCGCCAACCTTTTCCAGGATGCTGGCCGGGCAGGGGCGTGGGCAGATGAGGATGTTGTTGGCGTGGAACTTGAGCTCCTGCTCGGGCATGCCGGAGGGGATCTGGGCCAGCTTCATCAGACGCGCTGTGTCCTCTTTACTAATCATGTAGCCCGTGAAGTAGACGGTCTTTTTAACCATGAGCCGGTTCGGGCGCAGGTCGGTGGGTTGCTTCGCGATCTCCTCGTTGTGAAGGTTGATCATGTGCTGCACCTCGGCAACCTCGACCACGGGGTCCAA
The DNA window shown above is from Colletotrichum destructivum chromosome 2, complete sequence and carries:
- a CDS encoding Putative W2 domain, nucleotide-diphospho-sugar transferase; protein product: MSQQKGKASGASKGKKSGKAGAEGKREDVLQAVIITDSFQDRFAPFSVEKPRCLLPLANTPLIEYTLEFLAMNGVQEVYIYCGSHSEQIENYINTSRWSPMSIRTPFTSLQFIRVSDARSIGDFLRDLDGRGIMDGDFIVVHGDVVSNISLDGALAAHKARKEAAATNIMTVVLRSGGPEEHRTKPNGINPVFVIDSKTKRCLHYDETNPLQSDHYMTLDPAVIDELSADFEIRGDLIDAGIDICTPEVLALWSESFDYELPRRNFLHGVLKDWELNGKAIYAEVLEEGYAARASNLQMYESISKDVLGRWTFPFVPDCNVIPGQTYKMTSGAVCVEDGTVMAPDSTISRSILGQGATVGAGSRVSGSIVGRRCKIGNNVRIEDSFIWDDAVIEDDVVITRSILADSSIVGKGSTVDAGSLLSFGVTLGEKSKIPEATVLAVTAHNGSPVAPDAALVGPSGKGARYVDPEAEDIDDEDPSTLQRSLIYNLAHLSLSTSTISTLSSDVGDDDDSDAGSAVTPFSADARNRADSFVSDDSQGKSGFHHDAVHGLLDALRAESGDFDSAKLEFMGLRLANDASDVAMRKAVAIAFARRAAELLEPEHGGLEPPKAADSTFNSSKGASKFVSEVGVGGGEAEQVDFVLALQHALLGCRNLEHHRAGVLLAAMLQQLYGLDVLEEEGILAWWEDARADEGEGMSALKEKCRVLVEWLENAEEEDDDDDDSDEDDE
- a CDS encoding Putative swiss Army Knife RNA repair protein, HAD; the encoded protein is MGTHRASKLPRKTSCWHKPLLPTTAKLESPGPVPTLPTCAVASLRDPPTKQFPTWNFEVWSTFMLAASRFIRRVMTSAYANGSAKAAYSSSAATTTALSRWSIATKQLPAVDKIKSLHIYDFDNTLFKTPLPNPALWSGPTIGVLSSQDVICNGGWWHDSRILSATGDGADAEEKRAWEGWWNEKIVDLVKLSIKQKDALCVLLTGRSERGFGELIKRMIQSKGLDFDMIGLKPAVSPTNQHFSSTMHFKQLFLAAVMETYKNADEIRIYEDRPKHVKGFRDFMAEYNRKQNINATRTRGPITAEVVQVADLSTTLDPVVEVAEVQHMINLHNEEIAKQPTDLRPNRLMVKKTVYFTGYMISKEDTARLMKLAQIPSGMPEQELKFHANNILICPRPCPASILEKVGGMGSKMKWEVTGTACFENSIWAASLRPVPATAKFHTDNPSPLVVLALRKGARPVDAGKIQNWQPVPADRAMTFETTVGEKMILRIEPEDPREDEYESLFANKSSKRKHDGGDYSRDHHRHGHNPYNGRNERRDFHSGGGGGRGQGRGSHRGGGGGRGGRGHRGNGKGGRGGRGMHGYRSLDDVEPRNQQGGYGQPVEYDDNSYSSLPAQQQQQQQQGGGFHGQQQQYQLPLSAWQQGPPSNAPTGPSGGRPMGGGGNHGGGGGSDLQNYY